One Dehalogenimonas sp. THU2 DNA window includes the following coding sequences:
- a CDS encoding helix-turn-helix domain-containing protein encodes MPVLDNYFNVIEAAEVLGVHWETVKRMCREGRIPAKKIHNMWLIDKNEVAQFASSYNEPRRGKRKR; translated from the coding sequence ATGCCGGTGCTTGATAACTATTTCAATGTGATCGAAGCAGCTGAAGTCCTTGGCGTTCATTGGGAGACGGTGAAGCGTATGTGTCGTGAAGGTCGCATTCCAGCCAAGAAGATTCACAATATGTGGCTGATTGACAAGAACGAAGTAGCACAATTTGCGTCGAGCTACAATGAGCCGAGGCGTGGTAAGAGGAAGAGATAG